A part of Saliniradius amylolyticus genomic DNA contains:
- the betA gene encoding choline dehydrogenase: protein MNLAKDYDYIIIGAGSAGCVLANRLTEDGQHRVLLLETGGSDKSLFIQMPTALSIPMNTKKYAWQFHSEPEPYLDDRQMHCPRGKVLGGSSSINGMVYVRGHARDFDEWAEQGAEQWDYQHCLPYFKKAESWYLGGDDYRGDQGPLGTNNGNEMQNPLYQAFIDAGVEAGYLKTDDYNGEQQEGFGPMHMTVQGGKRCSAARAYLDPARQRDNLTIVTHALAHKVMLDGKVATGVEFEHKGKRQRITANQEVILSAGSVGSPHLLQLSGIGDPEVLAEAGIEVKHELPGVGKNLQDHLEFYFQFKCKQPITLNGKLDWFSKGLIGSRWLLKKDGLGATNHFESCGFIRSNEQVEWPDLQYHFLPAAIRYDGKSAFDGHGFQVHIGHNKPKSRGFVHVQSADPKQAPRIQFNYLEEQEDIEGFRACVRLTREIINQPAMDAYRGEEIQPGEQVKTDEQIDAFVRQAVESAYHPSCSCKMGEDAMAVVDSQTRVHGIDNLRVVDSSIFPTIPNGNLNGPTIMVAERAADMIRGKPLASTAGVTVKQPEAGRQRTGLVERALPD, encoded by the coding sequence ATGAATTTAGCCAAAGATTACGACTATATTATCATCGGCGCCGGCTCGGCGGGTTGTGTACTGGCCAACCGATTGACCGAAGACGGTCAGCACCGGGTATTGCTGCTGGAAACCGGCGGTAGTGACAAAAGTCTTTTTATTCAGATGCCGACGGCTTTGTCCATCCCAATGAATACCAAAAAGTACGCCTGGCAGTTTCATAGCGAGCCCGAGCCTTATTTGGATGATCGTCAGATGCATTGCCCGCGGGGTAAAGTATTGGGCGGCTCTTCGTCCATCAACGGTATGGTCTATGTGCGCGGTCATGCCCGGGACTTTGATGAATGGGCCGAGCAGGGGGCTGAGCAATGGGATTATCAGCACTGCCTGCCTTACTTTAAAAAAGCCGAGTCCTGGTATCTGGGGGGCGATGACTATCGTGGCGATCAAGGCCCTCTTGGCACCAATAACGGTAATGAGATGCAAAACCCTTTGTATCAGGCCTTTATTGACGCGGGTGTCGAGGCCGGGTACCTGAAAACCGATGACTATAACGGCGAGCAGCAGGAAGGCTTCGGCCCCATGCATATGACCGTTCAGGGCGGCAAGCGCTGCTCGGCAGCCCGGGCTTATCTGGACCCGGCGCGACAACGTGACAACCTGACCATTGTGACCCACGCGTTGGCCCATAAAGTGATGCTCGACGGCAAGGTGGCGACCGGTGTGGAATTTGAGCACAAAGGCAAGCGCCAGCGTATCACGGCCAATCAAGAGGTGATCTTAAGTGCCGGTTCTGTCGGCTCACCTCACTTACTGCAACTGTCCGGTATTGGTGATCCAGAGGTGTTGGCCGAGGCGGGTATTGAGGTGAAACATGAGCTGCCTGGTGTGGGTAAGAACCTGCAGGACCATCTGGAGTTTTATTTTCAGTTTAAATGCAAACAGCCCATTACCTTAAACGGTAAGCTGGACTGGTTTAGTAAGGGACTGATCGGCAGTCGCTGGCTGCTTAAAAAGGACGGTCTGGGGGCCACCAATCATTTTGAGTCCTGTGGCTTTATCCGCTCTAACGAGCAGGTGGAATGGCCGGATCTGCAATATCATTTCCTGCCTGCCGCCATTCGCTATGACGGTAAGAGTGCCTTCGACGGCCACGGCTTTCAGGTGCATATCGGTCATAACAAGCCCAAAAGCCGCGGTTTTGTGCATGTACAGTCCGCCGATCCGAAGCAGGCTCCCAGGATTCAGTTTAATTACCTTGAAGAACAGGAAGATATTGAGGGCTTTCGGGCCTGTGTGCGTCTGACCCGGGAAATCATCAACCAGCCGGCGATGGATGCCTATCGCGGCGAAGAAATTCAGCCCGGTGAACAGGTAAAGACTGATGAACAAATCGATGCTTTCGTACGTCAGGCCGTAGAAAGTGCCTATCACCCATCCTGCTCCTGCAAGATGGGCGAAGATGCTATGGCGGTAGTAGACAGCCAAACCCGGGTTCACGGTATTGATAATCTCAGAGTGGTGGACTCATCCATTTTCCCCACTATTCCCAATGGCAATCTGAATGGCCCCACCATTATGGTGGCTGAACGCGCCGCCGATATGATTCGCGGCAAGCCTCTGGCCAGCACGGCCGGAGTCACCGTCAAACAGCCCGAGGCCGGGCGACAGCGCACTGGCCTGGTGGAGCGGGCACTGCCTGACTGA
- the betB gene encoding betaine-aldehyde dehydrogenase, which yields MSLPRYQNFIHGKALANQTGEVFDVVNPATGQVIYQVEKADDFIREQALKSAKEGFGVWSLMSATERRRILDKAVALLHERNDELAMVEVKDTGKPIQEAEVVDVQTGAEVLEYYAGLAPTITGTQQSLGEDFFYTRREPLGVCAGIGAWNYPLQIACWKSAPALATGNSMIFKPSEETPLGALKLAEIFIEAGVPAGVFNVVQGDGEVGQWLTQAEGIEKVSFTGEVGTGKKVMASAASTLKDVTMELGGKSPLIICEDADLDQAVSAAMLGNFYTQGEICTNGTRVFVHESILPRFLERLVERTQNNVIAGDPADPVTNLGALISQNHQKVVLDYIAEGVAEGATLLTGGKALKPVGCEGGYFVEPTIFTQCTDEMTIVREEIFGPVMSVLSFSDEAEVIARANNTHYGLAAGVFSRDIRRAHRIVHQLEAGICWINSYGESPAPMPVGGYKQSGVGRENGLETLNHYTQTKSVYVGMQDIESPF from the coding sequence ATGAGTTTACCGCGTTATCAGAATTTCATTCACGGCAAGGCTTTAGCCAATCAAACTGGCGAGGTCTTCGATGTGGTTAACCCGGCGACCGGGCAGGTAATCTACCAGGTTGAAAAGGCCGACGATTTTATTCGGGAGCAGGCGTTAAAAAGCGCCAAAGAAGGCTTTGGTGTTTGGTCCCTGATGTCCGCGACCGAACGCCGCCGTATTCTGGATAAAGCCGTGGCCCTGTTGCATGAGCGCAACGACGAGTTGGCTATGGTCGAGGTAAAGGACACCGGCAAGCCGATTCAGGAAGCTGAGGTAGTGGACGTGCAAACTGGCGCCGAGGTGCTGGAATACTATGCGGGCCTGGCCCCGACCATTACTGGAACCCAGCAGTCTCTCGGTGAAGATTTTTTCTATACCCGCCGTGAACCTCTGGGCGTGTGTGCCGGAATCGGTGCCTGGAATTATCCACTCCAGATCGCCTGTTGGAAATCTGCCCCTGCGCTGGCAACGGGGAATAGCATGATCTTTAAGCCGTCTGAAGAAACGCCCCTGGGCGCCTTAAAACTGGCCGAGATTTTTATCGAGGCAGGCGTGCCAGCGGGTGTTTTTAATGTGGTTCAGGGCGACGGTGAGGTCGGCCAGTGGCTGACCCAGGCTGAGGGCATTGAGAAAGTGTCCTTCACCGGCGAGGTTGGCACCGGCAAGAAGGTGATGGCCAGTGCTGCCAGCACACTGAAAGACGTTACCATGGAACTGGGAGGCAAGTCGCCGCTGATCATCTGTGAAGACGCCGATCTGGACCAGGCGGTCAGCGCCGCTATGCTGGGCAATTTCTACACCCAGGGTGAAATCTGCACCAATGGTACCCGGGTATTTGTACATGAATCCATTTTGCCGAGGTTCCTCGAGCGCTTGGTAGAACGCACCCAAAATAATGTGATAGCCGGCGATCCCGCCGACCCTGTTACAAACCTGGGAGCGCTGATCTCTCAAAACCATCAGAAAGTCGTTCTGGATTATATCGCTGAGGGTGTTGCCGAGGGGGCGACCCTACTGACTGGCGGTAAGGCCCTAAAACCAGTGGGCTGCGAGGGAGGCTATTTTGTTGAGCCGACTATTTTCACTCAGTGCACCGACGAGATGACCATCGTCCGCGAAGAGATCTTCGGCCCAGTGATGTCGGTACTGAGCTTCTCCGACGAGGCCGAGGTCATCGCCCGTGCCAACAATACTCATTATGGCCTAGCCGCGGGCGTCTTCAGCCGTGATATTCGCCGTGCTCACCGCATCGTCCATCAGTTGGAAGCGGGGATCTGCTGGATCAACAGCTACGGCGAATCACCAGCACCGATGCCGGTTGGCGGTTATAAGCAATCTGGCGTGGGCCGTGAAAATGGTCTGGAAACGCTGAACCACTATACCCAGACCAAGTCGGTCTACGTGGGAATGCAGGACATTGAAAGCCCGTTTTAG
- the betI gene encoding transcriptional regulator BetI, which translates to MPKVGMEPVRRKQLILATLESVAEVGLQHTTINTISKKAGLSSGIISHYFGGKKELILATVRYLLTELHNNLVKHIADEPVDAKTRLYRIVETNFASVQREDRATKTWLSFWAESMHDPALHRLQRVNSKRLESNLKYAFKQMMSRDNAQQAASTTAAIIDGFWLRAALLGGDELFDQAERRTKTHIDTLIQAYGV; encoded by the coding sequence ATGCCAAAAGTGGGAATGGAGCCAGTCAGGCGCAAACAATTGATTTTAGCTACCTTAGAGTCGGTAGCGGAGGTGGGGTTGCAGCACACCACCATCAATACCATCAGCAAAAAGGCTGGGTTGTCTTCCGGCATTATCAGCCACTACTTTGGAGGCAAGAAGGAGCTGATCCTGGCCACCGTACGTTATCTGTTGACCGAGCTGCATAACAATCTGGTTAAGCACATCGCCGATGAACCGGTGGACGCCAAGACCCGCCTGTATCGTATCGTGGAGACAAACTTTGCCTCGGTACAGCGTGAAGACCGGGCCACCAAAACCTGGCTGAGCTTCTGGGCCGAATCCATGCACGACCCGGCCCTGCATCGTTTGCAGCGGGTTAACAGCAAGCGGCTGGAAAGCAATTTGAAGTACGCCTTTAAGCAGATGATGAGCCGTGACAATGCGCAACAAGCGGCATCGACGACAGCCGCCATTATCGACGGTTTCTGGCTGAGGGCGGCCTTACTGGGGGGCGATGAGTTGTTTGATCAAGCCGAAAGGCGCACTAAGACCCATATCGATACCTTGATTCAGGCTTACGGAGTTTAA
- a CDS encoding DUF2919 family protein, whose amino-acid sequence MTQKSTGPAPRIILPLERYDDEGRIRPPRWLWWTLVFLNRGYLLLVASVSYIKDQSLILSLFYPDNRDFYLSLMVGLPALLAAVIAGYRRWLWQKQWLGLFAFIRPLVLISLFLDISLQLAMAAGEQFRFSWTVAIFLLLDGLLLTYWARSRSLKLTLADWRRRD is encoded by the coding sequence ATGACTCAGAAATCAACAGGCCCGGCTCCCCGTATTATTCTGCCGCTCGAGCGTTATGACGATGAGGGGCGTATAAGGCCGCCTCGCTGGCTGTGGTGGACTCTGGTGTTTTTAAACCGGGGCTATCTGCTGTTGGTGGCCTCAGTGTCCTACATCAAGGATCAATCTCTGATCCTGTCGCTGTTTTATCCCGACAACCGGGACTTTTACCTAAGCCTGATGGTGGGCTTACCGGCGCTGTTGGCCGCCGTGATCGCCGGATACCGGCGTTGGCTGTGGCAGAAGCAGTGGCTGGGGTTGTTTGCCTTTATTCGTCCGTTGGTACTGATTAGCCTGTTTTTGGATATCAGTTTGCAACTGGCGATGGCCGCCGGGGAGCAGTTCCGCTTTTCCTGGACGGTGGCCATTTTCCTACTGCTCGATGGTCTGCTGCTTACCTACTGGGCTCGTAGCCGCAGCCTCAAGCTGACGCTGGCCGACTGGCGCCGCCGGGATTAA
- a CDS encoding DUF3392 domain-containing protein: MSEAFLTLTGWLSPYYSEIAMTFIATLLVVYGDVVNKHIKRMLTPYPFVFRTLVFVLVCAFGYGAFILFATPFIKQGILLLPSVWRGGVIVAVFLLMGYLAEQRRYI; the protein is encoded by the coding sequence ATGAGCGAGGCGTTTCTGACACTGACCGGCTGGCTCAGCCCCTATTACAGCGAGATTGCGATGACTTTTATCGCCACTTTACTGGTGGTGTATGGCGATGTCGTTAACAAACACATTAAGCGTATGCTGACGCCTTATCCTTTTGTATTTCGCACTCTGGTGTTTGTGCTGGTGTGCGCCTTTGGTTATGGGGCCTTTATCCTGTTTGCCACGCCCTTTATCAAGCAAGGCATTCTATTGCTGCCCTCGGTCTGGCGGGGTGGAGTGATTGTTGCCGTCTTTTTGCTTATGGGTTACCTGGCCGAACAGCGCCGTTATATCTGA